In the Clostridium beijerinckii genome, one interval contains:
- the spoIIAA gene encoding anti-sigma F factor antagonist: MYLKFEKQKNILITTLSGELDHNSAEEVRVKIDDRIDRDNIEKVILNFSGVTFMDSSGIGAVLGRYKKLSNKGGMLCIAEPNKNVNRIFELAGLYKLIKNYNTVDEAVRCI; this comes from the coding sequence ATGTATTTAAAATTTGAGAAACAAAAAAATATTCTAATAACTACTCTTAGTGGTGAACTAGATCATAATAGTGCAGAGGAAGTTAGAGTAAAAATTGATGATAGGATAGATAGAGATAATATAGAAAAAGTTATTTTAAATTTTTCAGGAGTTACTTTTATGGATAGTTCAGGAATTGGAGCTGTCTTGGGTAGATATAAAAAACTATCGAACAAAGGGGGGATGCTTTGTATTGCAGAACCTAATAAGAATGTTAATAGAATTTTTGAACTGGCCGGATTGTACAAGTTAATTAAAAATTATAATACTGTAGATGAAGCAGTAAGGTGCATTTAG
- the spoIIAB gene encoding anti-sigma F factor — translation MSDNKMSIEFVSKSENEAFARVAVAAFVAQLDPTIDEINDVKTAVSEAVTNSIIHGYENREDGLVRIEAEINEDQVTIAIIDKGIGIDNIEQAMEPLYTSRPDLERSGMGFTVMETFMDALEVDSEKGNGTKVVIKKKFNVVS, via the coding sequence ATGTCTGACAATAAAATGAGCATAGAATTTGTAAGCAAATCTGAAAATGAAGCTTTTGCAAGAGTTGCAGTTGCAGCTTTTGTTGCTCAATTAGATCCAACAATTGATGAAATAAATGATGTAAAAACAGCAGTGTCTGAGGCAGTTACTAATTCTATAATACATGGATATGAAAATAGAGAAGATGGATTAGTTAGAATTGAAGCAGAAATTAATGAAGATCAAGTAACTATAGCGATTATTGATAAAGGAATTGGAATTGATAACATAGAGCAAGCTATGGAGCCATTATATACATCAAGACCTGATTTGGAAAGATCTGGTATGGGATTCACTGTAATGGAGACATTTATGGATGCGTTAGAGGTTGACAGTGAAAAAGGTAATGGTACAAAGGTGGTAATTAAGAAGAAATTTAACGTGGTAAGTTAG
- the sigF gene encoding RNA polymerase sporulation sigma factor SigF, which produces MEKEDLKREDYNYDKNPKLLALARSGDTDAMNTLIEMNLPLVSSISKKFLNRGYDYEDIFQIGSIGLVKAINNFDLNYNVKFSTYAVPMIIGEIKRFLRDDGMIKVSRNVKSLARKIHFQKEILTKKLKRSPTIEELADYANVDKEEILFAIESSNSLQYLYDTIHQDDGAPVLLIDKLSEKSADDENLIEKIALKEALNSLDNKAKQIIMLRYFKDKTQVQVAKMLGISQVQVSRIEKKVLAEMRKKLEE; this is translated from the coding sequence ATGGAAAAAGAGGATTTAAAACGAGAGGATTATAATTATGATAAGAATCCCAAGCTGTTAGCTCTAGCAAGAAGTGGCGATACTGATGCTATGAATACATTAATAGAAATGAATTTGCCATTGGTGTCATCTATAAGTAAGAAATTTCTAAATAGGGGATATGATTATGAAGATATATTTCAAATAGGATCTATTGGGTTAGTTAAAGCTATTAATAATTTCGACTTAAATTATAATGTTAAGTTCTCTACTTATGCAGTTCCTATGATTATAGGAGAAATAAAGAGATTTTTAAGAGATGATGGGATGATAAAGGTAAGTCGTAATGTTAAAAGCCTTGCTAGAAAGATACATTTTCAGAAAGAGATTTTAACAAAAAAGCTCAAGAGATCACCTACTATAGAAGAGCTTGCAGATTATGCAAATGTTGATAAGGAGGAGATTTTATTTGCAATTGAATCTTCTAATAGCTTACAATATTTATATGATACAATACATCAGGATGATGGAGCTCCAGTTCTTTTAATAGATAAACTAAGTGAGAAAAGTGCAGATGATGAAAATCTTATTGAAAAGATAGCTCTTAAAGAAGCATTAAATAGTTTAGATAATAAAGCTAAGCAGATTATAATGTTACGTTATTTTAAAGATAAAACACAAGTTCAAGTAGCTAAAATGTTAGGTATAAGCCAAGTGCAGGTATCGAGAATTGAAAAGAAGGTTTTAGCTGAAATGCGGAAAAAATTAGAAGAATAA
- the spoVAC gene encoding stage V sporulation protein AC, whose product MANEAIPKSKILKDCLKAFLVGGLICDVGQLIYNIAAGFGIAEEQIMNMVPIIMVFLGALLTGTGVYAKLANFGGAGTVVPITGFSNAVVSPAIEFKKEGFIFGVAAKMFTIAGPVLVYGIGTSVIIGIIYYIIAII is encoded by the coding sequence ATGGCCAATGAAGCCATTCCAAAATCAAAGATACTTAAAGATTGCTTAAAAGCGTTTTTAGTTGGAGGATTAATATGCGATGTAGGTCAATTGATTTACAATATTGCAGCAGGATTTGGAATTGCAGAAGAACAAATAATGAATATGGTTCCTATTATAATGGTATTTTTAGGGGCTTTGTTAACAGGTACTGGAGTATATGCTAAATTAGCTAATTTTGGTGGAGCTGGTACTGTTGTTCCGATAACTGGGTTTTCTAATGCTGTAGTTTCTCCAGCAATAGAGTTTAAAAAAGAAGGATTTATATTTGGAGTCGCAGCCAAAATGTTTACAATTGCGGGACCAGTATTGGTATATGGTATTGGTACATCAGTAATAATAGGAATAATTTATTATATAATTGCAATAATTTAG
- the spoVAD gene encoding stage V sporulation protein AD has translation MQMKNKKIGNQTVKLDNPPKIISTHSIVGPKEGEGPLSEYFDDILNDDMLGKESFEKAESEMMFTAISQALKKGNLKETDIDYLFSGDLLNQIISSSFAAREFSIPFFGLYGACSTMSESLSLASIIMDGGFAKYVVAATSSHFSSAERQFRFPLEYGSQRPATAQWTVTGSGALVLGHEGNYPEITYVTTGKVKDYGQKDANNMGAAMAPAAADTIVNHFKDTGRKPEDYDIIATGDLGVIGRELADKLIEDFGYNIRNQHIDCGEIIFDNEKQNTLSGGSGCGCSAVVFTGYLYKRLMKKEIKRVLLVSTGALMSTTSSLQGETIPGIAHAVAIEMNSN, from the coding sequence TTGCAAATGAAGAATAAAAAGATAGGAAATCAAACTGTAAAATTAGATAATCCACCCAAAATAATATCGACGCATTCTATAGTAGGCCCTAAAGAAGGGGAAGGACCGCTAAGTGAATATTTTGATGATATATTAAACGATGACATGTTAGGAAAGGAAAGTTTTGAAAAAGCCGAAAGCGAGATGATGTTTACAGCTATATCGCAAGCTTTAAAAAAAGGGAACCTTAAAGAAACAGATATAGATTATTTATTTTCAGGAGACCTATTAAACCAAATTATTTCATCAAGCTTTGCAGCTAGAGAATTCAGTATTCCATTCTTTGGATTATACGGTGCTTGTTCCACTATGTCAGAATCTTTGAGTTTAGCGTCAATAATTATGGACGGAGGATTTGCTAAATACGTGGTTGCAGCTACATCTTCACATTTTAGTTCAGCCGAAAGGCAGTTCAGATTTCCGCTTGAATATGGATCTCAGAGACCAGCCACAGCTCAGTGGACAGTGACTGGATCAGGAGCATTAGTTTTAGGACATGAGGGGAATTATCCGGAAATAACATATGTGACAACAGGAAAAGTTAAAGATTATGGGCAAAAAGATGCTAATAATATGGGAGCAGCTATGGCGCCAGCAGCGGCAGATACAATTGTAAATCATTTTAAGGATACAGGAAGAAAACCGGAAGATTATGATATTATAGCTACAGGAGATTTAGGCGTAATAGGAAGAGAACTTGCTGATAAATTAATTGAAGACTTTGGATATAATATTAGAAATCAACATATAGATTGCGGCGAAATTATATTTGATAATGAAAAGCAGAATACATTGTCAGGTGGAAGTGGTTGTGGATGTTCAGCAGTTGTTTTTACAGGTTATTTATATAAAAGACTTATGAAAAAGGAAATTAAAAGAGTATTATTAGTTTCTACAGGTGCACTTATGAGCACTACGTCTTCTCTTCAAGGTGAGACAATTCCAGGAATAGCACATGCAGTCGCTATTGAAATGAATTCAAATTAA
- the spoVAE gene encoding stage V sporulation protein AE — translation MNYISAFIVGGIICVIGQILIDVTKLTPGRILVVFVVLGAIVGAFGWYDKLVSIGGAGATVPLPSFGNALAKAAIKEVDEIGLLGAFTGGIKGAAAGITASIFFGYLMALIFNPKTKK, via the coding sequence ATGAATTATATAAGTGCATTCATAGTTGGGGGCATTATTTGCGTTATAGGTCAAATATTAATAGACGTCACAAAATTAACTCCAGGAAGAATCTTAGTAGTGTTTGTTGTGCTTGGAGCTATAGTAGGTGCTTTTGGATGGTATGATAAATTAGTTTCTATTGGCGGAGCGGGAGCTACAGTTCCGTTACCGAGCTTTGGAAATGCATTAGCTAAAGCTGCAATAAAAGAGGTAGATGAAATAGGATTATTAGGAGCTTTTACAGGTGGAATTAAAGGAGCTGCAGCAGGGATTACAGCATCAATATTCTTTGGATATCTTATGGCACTAATCTTTAATCCAAAAACCAAAAAATAA
- a CDS encoding cation-transporting P-type ATPase has protein sequence MEKYCNNSWAQIVELLNSNVQSGLSENDCEALRLKYGTNKIDLPSGNKIYKHILNALKQKSIIINLIITIILFVFEHYLFGIITALILLLNLILIVMHTIKRDKEIGALERLNSADTVVIRDGAQKIIKSEELVMGDIVKINKDSVIPSDIRIISANEIKVDEKSITGEAFYKEKFESKIVGNIFSLTDMKNILFKGSIIKSGSGLGIVISTGNSTQLGRMLTMLTYASNRKHNFGTMISKILERYLLIYFLGIIIIGSYFVYTGQDANKNYICTALFALGCFPVTIIAKLVFKNIIKSFRNENIEIINFSVFNLIKDVNILFLDKVGAISKKEMIVKKLFINDNLISTEDPYVKETTFDRIVEISLVCNNAIYNPSDDSGKGELDELAFLSYAARKKIYKAAIDSRNSKILDIPMDSDKRFSTVVSKFNNRYRANTRGNVDDVLEQCTHVMIEGIEKEITDEYKAKIKEVDMNLSIEGLITEGFAYRNFTYEPSKSENIESNMVFVGIIGLENPLEENLENTINRIKDKAIVPILFTEESKLSAITNAKMANIIKNNNQVVAGIELDSLNHQELKDLLCRVRVFCRVNPEIKSKIVSLFIKDGHKVATTGETLGDLPALNLSNVGIGKGKASTIVKKVSDVYIKENYLDGFFKIRDFSRVFDGNIDRGFKVYFIALFSELLTLVGSIIMGQTGSLEFGNVVTINGVLFIPLSLIILLKKGRDITRNEMIVRSFVLSIITMVSIYKLGDKEAAIVTLTILSIGILLFTLFNSNISVRKFSNELIMPVISLLVIIIAVISMILINGILIRDIIGIEIAASIIFLLIFEILARKWQNSLMR, from the coding sequence TTGGAAAAATACTGCAATAACTCTTGGGCTCAAATAGTTGAATTACTAAATAGTAATGTTCAAAGTGGACTTAGTGAAAATGATTGTGAAGCATTAAGATTAAAATATGGGACCAATAAGATTGATTTACCAAGTGGAAATAAAATTTATAAACATATACTAAATGCTTTAAAGCAAAAATCTATAATTATAAATTTGATAATTACAATAATTTTATTCGTATTTGAACATTATTTATTTGGTATAATAACAGCCTTGATATTATTATTAAATTTAATTTTAATAGTAATGCATACTATAAAAAGAGATAAAGAAATTGGAGCTTTAGAAAGGCTGAATTCTGCAGATACAGTAGTTATTAGAGATGGAGCCCAGAAAATTATAAAATCTGAAGAATTAGTAATGGGCGATATAGTAAAAATTAATAAAGACTCTGTTATTCCATCAGATATAAGAATAATAAGTGCTAATGAAATTAAAGTTGACGAAAAGAGTATAACAGGAGAAGCATTTTATAAGGAGAAATTTGAAAGTAAGATAGTAGGAAATATATTTTCTTTAACAGATATGAAAAATATATTGTTTAAAGGGTCTATAATAAAATCAGGTAGCGGACTAGGTATAGTAATATCCACTGGTAATTCTACTCAGTTAGGTAGAATGCTTACCATGCTTACGTATGCAAGTAATAGAAAACATAATTTTGGGACAATGATATCTAAAATTTTAGAAAGATATTTATTAATTTATTTCCTAGGAATTATAATTATAGGATCATATTTTGTATATACAGGACAAGATGCAAACAAAAATTACATATGCACAGCTTTATTTGCCCTTGGTTGTTTTCCAGTTACTATAATCGCGAAATTAGTTTTTAAAAATATAATTAAAAGCTTTAGGAATGAAAATATAGAAATAATAAATTTTTCAGTATTTAATTTAATTAAAGATGTTAATATTTTATTTTTAGATAAAGTTGGTGCAATAAGCAAAAAAGAAATGATAGTCAAAAAACTATTTATTAACGATAATTTGATATCGACTGAAGATCCGTATGTAAAAGAGACAACCTTTGATAGGATAGTTGAAATATCATTAGTATGTAATAACGCTATTTATAATCCAAGTGATGATAGTGGAAAAGGAGAGTTAGATGAGCTTGCTTTTCTAAGTTATGCTGCTAGAAAAAAAATCTACAAAGCTGCTATAGATAGTAGGAATTCTAAAATTTTAGATATACCTATGGATTCTGATAAAAGATTCTCTACAGTTGTAAGTAAATTTAATAACAGATATAGAGCTAATACTAGAGGAAACGTAGATGATGTTTTAGAACAATGTACACATGTCATGATAGAAGGTATCGAGAAAGAGATTACGGATGAATACAAAGCAAAAATAAAGGAAGTTGATATGAATTTATCTATAGAAGGGTTAATAACAGAAGGTTTTGCGTATAGAAACTTTACTTATGAACCATCTAAATCTGAAAATATAGAAAGCAACATGGTCTTTGTTGGAATAATTGGATTGGAAAATCCACTTGAAGAGAATCTCGAAAATACAATAAATCGAATTAAGGATAAAGCAATAGTACCAATATTATTTACAGAAGAAAGTAAATTAAGTGCTATAACAAATGCAAAAATGGCTAATATAATAAAGAATAATAATCAGGTAGTAGCAGGAATAGAACTGGATTCTTTAAATCATCAAGAATTAAAGGATTTGCTTTGTAGGGTAAGGGTTTTTTGCAGAGTAAATCCAGAAATTAAATCAAAGATTGTTTCATTATTTATAAAAGATGGCCATAAAGTTGCAACTACTGGTGAAACGTTAGGCGATCTTCCAGCACTCAACTTATCAAACGTAGGAATAGGTAAGGGAAAAGCATCTACAATTGTAAAAAAGGTATCAGATGTATATATTAAAGAAAATTACCTAGATGGGTTCTTTAAAATAAGAGATTTTTCCAGAGTATTTGATGGCAATATAGATAGAGGATTCAAAGTATATTTCATTGCTCTATTCTCAGAACTTCTAACTTTAGTAGGAAGTATTATAATGGGACAAACTGGAAGTTTAGAATTTGGAAATGTGGTAACGATAAATGGAGTTTTATTCATTCCATTATCATTAATAATATTACTTAAAAAAGGGCGAGATATTACTAGAAATGAAATGATAGTTAGATCATTTGTTCTAAGCATAATTACAATGGTTTCAATTTACAAACTTGGTGATAAGGAAGCAGCGATAGTGACATTAACTATATTATCAATTGGAATTTTATTATTTACATTGTTTAATAGCAATATTTCTGTAAGAAAATTTTCTAACGAATTGATTATGCCTGTTATATCATTGTTAGTAATTATTATTGCCGTAATTAGTATGATTCTAATTAATGGAATATTAATTAGAGATATAATAGGAATAGAAATAGCTGCATCGATAATATTTTTATTAATCTTTGAAATTTTAGCTAGAAAGTGGCAAAACTCATTAATGAGGTGA